In Legionella lytica, one genomic interval encodes:
- a CDS encoding malic enzyme-like NAD(P)-binding protein, whose product MDNEVLKQSALDYHEFPIPGKLSVHLTKPTNSQHDLSLAYTPGVAAPVLAIAENPETAYRYTNKGNLVAVMTNGTAVLGLGDLGPLASKPVMEGKAVLFKRFADIDVFDIEIDAHDPQAFIATAKNIAPTFGGINLEDLKAPECFEIEQALIEQLNIPVFHDDQHGTAIVVAAGLLNALDLQKKTLSDAKIVCIGAGAAGIASMRLLAALGANKENMMLLDTKGVIHSERTDLNAYKFAFSRTTSCRTLADALVDADVFIGVAKPNLLDADLLNLMAPNAVIFALSNPDPEIRPEVAHQVRNDLIIATGRSDYPNQVNNVLCFPYIFRGALDVRATCINQAMQIAAVEAIRQLVHEPVPQVVKDNYPGVTDWEFGPNYIIPKPIDPRLKERVPAAVAKAAIASGVSQK is encoded by the coding sequence TTGGATAATGAAGTTTTAAAACAGTCAGCATTGGATTATCACGAGTTCCCTATTCCAGGCAAACTCAGTGTTCACCTTACTAAGCCAACTAACTCTCAGCATGATTTATCTTTGGCCTATACACCGGGCGTCGCCGCTCCAGTATTGGCTATAGCAGAAAATCCTGAAACTGCTTATCGTTATACTAACAAAGGTAATTTAGTAGCTGTAATGACTAATGGTACTGCGGTACTTGGTTTGGGTGATCTTGGTCCTCTTGCGAGTAAGCCGGTTATGGAAGGCAAGGCGGTTTTATTTAAGCGTTTTGCTGATATCGATGTATTTGATATCGAAATTGATGCCCACGACCCTCAAGCATTTATCGCTACTGCGAAAAACATTGCTCCTACCTTTGGTGGAATTAACTTAGAAGACCTTAAGGCACCAGAGTGTTTTGAAATTGAACAAGCCTTAATTGAGCAATTAAACATCCCTGTATTTCATGATGACCAACATGGCACCGCCATTGTTGTTGCAGCAGGTTTGTTAAATGCCTTAGATTTACAAAAGAAAACTTTGTCTGATGCAAAAATCGTATGTATTGGAGCCGGGGCTGCAGGTATTGCATCGATGCGTTTGCTTGCTGCGTTGGGTGCAAATAAAGAGAATATGATGCTTTTGGATACCAAAGGTGTTATTCATTCTGAGCGTACCGATCTTAATGCGTATAAATTTGCTTTTTCCCGTACTACATCCTGCCGTACTTTAGCTGATGCTTTGGTTGATGCAGATGTGTTCATCGGTGTTGCTAAGCCTAATTTATTAGATGCTGATTTATTAAATTTAATGGCACCTAATGCGGTTATTTTTGCGTTATCAAATCCTGATCCGGAAATAAGACCGGAAGTCGCTCATCAAGTTCGTAATGATCTAATCATTGCAACAGGCCGCAGTGACTATCCTAATCAGGTTAATAATGTGTTATGTTTTCCATATATTTTCCGTGGTGCATTGGATGTACGTGCAACATGCATTAACCAGGCTATGCAAATTGCAGCAGTTGAAGCAATACGCCAATTAGTGCATGAGCCGGTTCCCCAGGTAGTAAAGGATAATTACCCAGGCGTCACAGATTGGGAGTTTGGGCCTAATTATATTATTCCTAAGCCCATTGACCCTCGCTTAAAAGAGCGGGTGCCTGCAGCTGTTGCTAAAGCGGCAATTGCTAGCGGCGTAAGCCAAAAATAA
- the rpmE gene encoding 50S ribosomal protein L31, with amino-acid sequence MKATIHPNYEVVKVTCSCGETFETRSTLCKDLNIEVCSQCHPFYTGKQKLVDTGGRVQKFRDRYSQRAAAAAASKE; translated from the coding sequence ATGAAAGCAACGATTCATCCAAATTATGAAGTTGTTAAAGTTACTTGTAGCTGTGGCGAGACCTTCGAAACTCGTTCAACTTTATGTAAAGATTTAAATATTGAAGTATGTTCACAATGCCATCCTTTCTATACTGGAAAGCAAAAATTAGTTGATACTGGTGGTCGTGTTCAGAAGTTCCGTGATCGTTACAGCCAGCGTGCTGCTGCGGCTGCTGCATCAAAAGAATAG
- the xth gene encoding exodeoxyribonuclease III, with amino-acid sequence MLKLASWNVNSLKIRLEQVLAWMDSSQMDILAVQETKLTDENFPESSFTEMGYHVVYAGQKTYNGVAVISRYPITEVVTDIPALDDPQRRILAVTVAGIRLINLYVPNGSELTSDKYEYKLNWLQKVSSFIQQQLSAYTQVAVVGDFNIAPEDRDVHDPAEWEGCVLVSPPEREAFSGLLQLGLHDSFRNFEQPEKTFSWWDYRAAGFRRNRGLRIDHVLLNQGLNALCRSSNIDVEPRKAERPSDHAPAWVELEVEKE; translated from the coding sequence ATGCTTAAATTAGCCAGTTGGAATGTCAATTCATTAAAAATTAGGCTAGAGCAGGTACTGGCTTGGATGGATTCATCGCAGATGGATATTTTGGCGGTACAGGAAACCAAATTAACGGATGAAAATTTTCCCGAATCCTCATTTACGGAAATGGGCTATCACGTAGTGTACGCAGGGCAAAAAACGTATAACGGTGTTGCTGTCATTAGTCGCTATCCTATTACGGAAGTAGTAACTGATATTCCTGCTTTGGACGATCCTCAACGACGTATTCTGGCTGTAACGGTTGCAGGGATACGCTTAATTAATTTATATGTGCCTAATGGTTCAGAGCTTACCTCAGATAAATATGAATACAAATTAAATTGGTTACAGAAAGTTAGTTCGTTCATTCAGCAACAGTTGAGTGCTTATACACAGGTTGCGGTAGTTGGGGATTTTAATATTGCACCCGAAGACCGCGATGTTCATGATCCAGCGGAATGGGAAGGCTGTGTATTGGTAAGTCCTCCTGAGCGCGAGGCTTTTTCTGGATTGCTACAACTGGGTTTGCATGACAGTTTTAGAAATTTTGAACAGCCAGAAAAAACATTTAGCTGGTGGGATTATCGTGCAGCGGGGTTTAGACGAAATAGGGGATTACGTATCGATCATGTTTTATTAAATCAAGGGTTGAATGCTTTGTGCCGTAGTTCGAATATTGATGTTGAGCCACGTAAGGCGGAAAGACCTTCGGATCATGCACCGGCTTGGGTTGAGTTGGAGGTTGAGAAAGAATAG
- a CDS encoding exodeoxyribonuclease III: protein MKVICFNANGIRAAARNGFYEWLAAQNADFVCIQETKAHAEQLVPEELFFPRDYFCDYYSAQKKGYSGVAIYARHKPTRVVKGIGYDYCDNEGRYIQFDYPKLSIISLYLPSGTSGDGRQEVKYAFLEQFAKHLLQLKNEGRELIICGDYNIAHKKIDLKNWRSNQKNSGFLPEERAWMDELFGSMGFVDAFRVHNQEEEQYTWWSYRSRAWEKNVGWRIDYQVITPGLTKSVVDSRIFREARLSDHAPFMIEYEGDWYA from the coding sequence ATGAAAGTAATTTGTTTTAATGCCAATGGTATTCGTGCCGCCGCACGAAATGGGTTTTACGAGTGGTTGGCGGCTCAAAATGCTGATTTTGTCTGCATTCAAGAAACTAAGGCTCATGCAGAACAGCTAGTGCCCGAAGAACTGTTTTTCCCGCGTGATTATTTCTGTGATTATTATTCAGCGCAAAAGAAAGGCTATAGTGGGGTGGCGATTTATGCCCGCCATAAACCCACTCGTGTCGTCAAAGGCATTGGTTATGATTATTGTGATAACGAAGGACGCTACATTCAATTTGATTATCCTAAATTAAGTATTATTTCTCTTTATTTACCTTCGGGAACCAGTGGTGATGGACGCCAGGAAGTTAAATACGCATTTTTGGAGCAATTTGCAAAGCATTTATTGCAGTTAAAAAACGAAGGACGCGAATTAATTATTTGTGGGGATTATAATATCGCCCATAAAAAAATTGATTTAAAGAATTGGCGATCGAACCAGAAAAACTCTGGATTTTTACCTGAAGAGCGTGCTTGGATGGATGAGCTATTTGGCTCCATGGGTTTTGTTGATGCGTTTCGGGTACATAACCAGGAAGAAGAGCAATATACGTGGTGGTCTTATCGGAGTAGGGCCTGGGAAAAGAATGTAGGGTGGAGAATTGATTATCAGGTGATTACCCCAGGTTTAACTAAAAGTGTGGTTGATAGTCGCATATTTCGTGAAGCTCGTTTGTCTGATCATGCGCCATTCATGATTGAATATGAAGGAGATTGGTATGCTTAA
- the wrbA gene encoding NAD(P)H:quinone oxidoreductase — MSDPYILILYYSRTGSVAQLAQYIARGVERVFGIEARLRTVPPVSTTCEAIDNPVPDSGAPYATLDDLRYCLGLALGSPTRFGNMAAPLKYFLDGTSALWLAGDLIDKPACVFSSSASMHGGQESTLLSMMLPLLHQGMVLLGVPYSEPSLNDTTTGGTPYGVTHVSGVANDRVLSEDEITLAKNLGERLAHAALKMSK, encoded by the coding sequence ATGTCTGATCCTTATATTCTCATATTGTACTATTCAAGAACTGGCTCCGTGGCTCAGTTAGCTCAATATATTGCTCGAGGAGTAGAACGAGTTTTTGGAATTGAAGCACGCTTGCGCACAGTTCCGCCAGTTTCCACAACCTGTGAAGCAATAGATAATCCGGTTCCTGATAGTGGGGCACCTTATGCAACATTAGATGATCTACGTTATTGTTTGGGATTAGCTTTGGGAAGTCCTACTCGTTTTGGAAATATGGCCGCTCCGTTGAAATATTTTCTCGATGGTACTTCAGCATTATGGCTTGCCGGAGATCTAATTGATAAACCTGCTTGTGTTTTTTCTTCATCCGCGAGTATGCACGGTGGTCAGGAAAGCACCTTATTAAGTATGATGCTACCCTTATTACATCAGGGGATGGTTCTCTTAGGAGTACCTTATTCTGAACCATCGCTAAATGATACAACAACGGGTGGAACTCCTTATGGGGTAACCCATGTTTCTGGTGTGGCTAATGATCGTGTTCTGAGTGAGGATGAAATCACGTTGGCTAAGAATTTAGGTGAGCGCTTGGCACATGCCGCTCTTAAAATGAGTAAATAA
- the hslU gene encoding ATP-dependent protease ATPase subunit HslU, with amino-acid sequence MVMTPREIVQELDKHIIGQDDAKRAVAIALRNRWRRMKIQDAALRNEIMPKNILMIGPTGVGKTEIARRLAKLAHAPFIKVEATKFTEVGYVGRDVDSILRDLADIAIKQERELAMKKVEHLAEEAAEERILDVLLPPARGSLTPSEKDSTARQVFRKQLREGLLDENEIEIEVSATPVGIEIMAPPGMEEMTSQLQSMFQQVGTHRTKTRKMMIAKAMKLLREEEATKLINEDDIKIRAIESVEQNGIVFIDELDKVAKRSESGGGDVSREGVQRDLLPLVEGTTVSTKYGMIKSDHILFIASGAFHVAKPSDLIAELQGRLPIRVELSALSVDDFVRILTEPTASLTLQYTALMATEGLTLSFDESGIRRIAEVAWQVNERMENIGARRLYTVMERLLEVVSFEATDKSGESVHVDKVYVDKNLGQLVADEDLARYIL; translated from the coding sequence ATGGTAATGACTCCGCGAGAGATCGTTCAAGAATTAGATAAACACATTATTGGCCAAGATGATGCCAAAAGAGCAGTAGCTATTGCATTACGCAACCGTTGGCGCCGTATGAAGATTCAAGATGCAGCTTTGCGTAATGAAATTATGCCGAAAAACATTTTGATGATTGGACCTACTGGGGTAGGAAAAACAGAAATCGCGCGACGTTTGGCTAAATTGGCTCATGCACCTTTTATTAAAGTTGAAGCTACTAAGTTTACTGAAGTTGGTTATGTTGGCCGCGATGTCGATTCAATTTTGCGTGATTTGGCGGATATTGCGATTAAGCAAGAACGTGAATTAGCAATGAAAAAAGTCGAGCACTTGGCTGAAGAGGCAGCTGAAGAGCGCATTCTTGATGTTCTATTGCCTCCTGCTCGTGGTAGTTTAACACCCAGTGAAAAGGACAGTACAGCGCGACAAGTATTCCGTAAGCAATTACGCGAAGGCTTATTGGATGAAAATGAAATTGAAATAGAAGTTTCTGCAACTCCTGTTGGCATTGAAATTATGGCACCTCCAGGTATGGAAGAAATGACAAGCCAGCTTCAGTCTATGTTCCAACAAGTAGGAACTCATCGCACTAAAACACGTAAGATGATGATTGCAAAGGCAATGAAATTGCTACGTGAAGAAGAAGCAACCAAATTAATTAATGAAGATGACATTAAAATTCGCGCTATTGAAAGCGTAGAGCAAAATGGTATTGTTTTCATCGATGAATTGGATAAGGTTGCTAAGCGTTCTGAAAGTGGTGGTGGTGATGTTTCGCGTGAAGGGGTGCAAAGAGATCTGCTGCCTTTAGTAGAGGGAACCACTGTATCTACTAAATATGGAATGATTAAATCGGACCATATTCTCTTTATTGCTTCGGGTGCGTTCCACGTAGCTAAGCCCTCTGATTTAATTGCTGAATTGCAGGGACGTTTACCGATTCGCGTAGAGCTTTCTGCATTATCGGTTGATGATTTTGTGCGTATTCTTACCGAACCAACAGCTTCATTAACCTTGCAATATACTGCATTGATGGCAACTGAAGGTTTAACTTTGAGTTTTGATGAGTCTGGAATTCGACGTATTGCCGAGGTTGCATGGCAGGTTAATGAGCGCATGGAAAATATTGGTGCGCGTCGTTTATATACGGTTATGGAGCGCTTATTAGAGGTAGTTTCATTTGAAGCGACTGACAAATCAGGTGAATCAGTACATGTGGATAAGGTGTATGTTGATAAGAACTTAGGTCAATTGGTCGCTGATGAAGATTTGGCACGTTATATCCTCTAA